AGTTGTCCTTTGAATAAAGCTCTACAAATTTTGGTGCAAATATGCTACTTATTTGAGCCACAAAGCTCTCTAAAATGATCGGTGCAGCCTTTGAGACGGCAAGCAACCCTGTAACATTTGCATTTATAAAGATATTACATATAAACAGATCCATGCCAGTTAAAAGTATGCGATTTAGAGCATTAAAGCTATTCCAAATGCCTGAGTTTAAAAGCTCTTTTATCTTACTAAAATCAAATCGCAAAAGGCTAAATTTAAGCTCTGGTGTTATAACAGATGAAATATAAATCGTGCTAAAAAGTATAAAAAGTGATGAGATTAGTGCAGCGATAGCGATATATGCGATCATAGGCGTGAAAAAGTAAAATAATGCAACGATGAGTGTAGCTAAAATGACGCTAGAAATGGCGTTGCGGATGCTTAGCAGATATAACTTATTACGCACAAAGGCACATACTGTGATAACACCATTAAAAAGCCCAACACAAAAATTAATAAAGTAAAATATAAATGTCAGTCGAACATCACTCACAAGTGTCTCTGGAACATTTAAAATGCTTGTGAAATTTAATATAAATATACCTGAAAGCACCATAACAAGGAGTGAAAAAAAGATATTTACTACTAAAACCGACGAGTAGTAGCTATTTGTCGCTATCAGATCTCCTCTATGCCACTCATAAGCGACAAATCGCCCAGAAACTGAGTTTATAGCTACAGTTATAACAGAAGCATAGCTTACTATGGCATTGCTTAGACCCACAAAGCCATAAGCATCGTTACCAAGAGCTTTTAGTATAAATGGCGTTAAAAAAAAATTTATCCCCATCGAGACCGCAAAAACGACTATGGAGCTTATTAAATTTATAAACAATCAAAGTCTCGCATCGGCTTTTGGATAGATGTTTTTAATATCATAAACCAAGCAACCATCTAAATTTATCCCTTTAAATTCATTGTGTGCAACCGCTATAACTACGCAGTCGTAGTCCTTTGGTGAGTAGTTTGCACGTAGTTCAAAGCCATATTCATGTTTTACATCGTTACTATCCGCCCAAGGGTCAGCCACGTCCACACTGCAGCCAAATTCCTTAAGTTCGTCTATTACGTCTATAACGCGTGAGTTACGTATATCAGGGCAGTTTTCCTTAAATGTGATACCAAGCACTAGTACGCGAGCTTTATTTATCAAAACGTCTCGTTTTATCATCAGTTTTATGATCTGATTTGCAGCATATTTACCCATATTATCATTAATCCTACGACCAGCTAGTATCATCTCAGGATGGTATCCTAGCTCTTGAGCCTTATGCGTTAGATAGTAAGGATCTACGCCTATACAATGTCCGCCAACTAATCCCGGGCGAAAATTTAAGAAATTCCACTTCGTTCCTGCCGCATTTAGCACCTCGTTTGTGTCTATCCCCATTTTCTCAAAGATCATTGCAAGCTCATTTATAAAGGCTATATTTATATCACGCTGCGTATTTTCAATGACTTTAGCAGCCTCTGCGACTTTGATACTTGAGGCCTTATATGTTCCAGCCGTTATGATAGAGCTATAAATTTCATCAACTTTATCAGCTATATCTGGTGTGCTACCACTTGTGATCTTGCGTATTTTAGCTACAGTATGCTCTTTATCTCCCGGATTTATCCGCTCAGGCGAGTATCCGCAGAAGAAATCAATGTTAAATTTAAGCCCACTTTGCTCTAAAATCGGTACACATATCTCATCTGTGACACCTGGATAAACTGTGCTTTCATATACAACTATGTCACCTTTTTTTAGCACTTTTGCCACGCTCTGACTCGCCTTTATCACAGGCGTCAGATCAGGACGTTTATTTTTATCAATAGGCGTTGGCACGGTTACGATGAAAAAGTTACACTCCTTTATATCTTCTAAGTTTAGGCTAAATTTTATACCATTTTTGATAGCTCTTTTCATCTGGTCATAGCTTAGCTCGAGCGTCCTATCGTGAGCGTTTTTAAGCTCATCTATACGAGCGACATTTACATCAAAGCCTACAACTTCGTATTTCTCGCTAAATGCCGCAGCTAATGGTAACCCAACATATCCAAGACCAATTATAGCTATTTTCATATTTTATCTCCTACTTTTTTAAATTTTATAGCGGATTACATCAGTAAAATTACTAAATTTTAACAATCCTTTAAATTTTTCTCTCCCACTCAAGAGCTGTTTTTATGATAAGTGCCAGATCATCACGTTTTGGTTTCCAGCCTGTCAGGGTTCTTAGCTTATTTGCATTTGAGATAAGCACGGCTGGATCACCATCACGGCGAGGTAAATTTAACACTTTAAAGTCTACTCCACTAACCCTTTTAGCCACCTCAATGACCTCTTTTACACTAAATCCACGCCCATAGCCCACATTAAATATCTCGCTATCGTTTGAATCGATATATTCAAGTGCTGCTAAATGTGCGTCTGCAAGGTCGCTCACGTGTATGTAATCTCTCACGCAAGTACCGTCCTTACTCGCATAGTCATTGCCAAATATCCCCATGCTCTCGCGTTTACCAAGTGCTGTTTGTGCAGCTATTTTGATAAGATGTGTAGCGTTTGGATAGTTCTGCCCGATTAGTCCTTGCTCATCTGCACCAGCTACGTTAAAATAACGCAAAATAGCAAATCTAAATGCAGAATTTGCACTAGAATAATCTCTAATAATACGCTCACTCATTAGCTTACTAAAACCATACGGATTTATCGGATTTGTAGGGCTTAGCTCAGTTACTTCTGGCGTATCTGGCTCACCATAAACAGCAGCTGTTGAACTAAATATAAATTTATTTACGCCGTATTTTTGACAATATTTTAGCACTCTAGCGACATTTGCGGTATTATTTAGATAGTATTTTAGCGGATCAACGGTACTTTCAAAGACCTCTATAAATGCTGCAAAATGGATAATAGCATCAAATTTGCCATTTTCAAAAATTTTGCTTAAATCATCTTCTAAATTTGTATTTATAAAGTTAAAATTACCAACATTTTTTAATGCTTGTATCGCTTTATCTGAGCCTTTGCAAAGGTTATCTATCACACTTATATTATGCCCACCCTGTTGTAAAAGTGCCTTTAATACATGGCTACCAATATAACCAGCACCACCAGTTATTAAAATATTCATATGTTTTCCTTTATATATTTTGGCAATTTTATCAAATATTTCATTAACAATCGCACTAAACTTAAATTTTTGATGAAATTTAGATATTTGCAAAAAAGGCTGAATTATACTTACAAAATACGACTAAATAAAATTCTCTTTCATCTCTTATAGATTTCAAAAATGAAACTTTTATTTTTAGCCACTATCGTTTTAAATGTCTAGATAATTTTAAAAATTTAAGTGCATTTTTGATTATTTTGTTACTCTGATTTAGTCTTTTCTAACTCTTAAAAATATAGGAAATCTAGGAACGCCATTTGCAGTTAAGTTTTGATATTTATAGGTGATTATTTCGCCGATTTTAGGTGGATTTGTGCGATCTTTATCACTAAAACCTGAGCCGATTTTAAATTTTTTTGCTGTTTTTAAATCTTTGCATTCAAGCGAACCAAGCATATTTTTATACTTGCCATTACCTTTGTTTAGTGCAATTACCTCGCACTCTGCGTCTTTAAAGCTTTTAATTTTAAGATCATTTTTGCTCCGTCCATTATGATATGGTGTATCAGGATTACGCACTACTACGCCCTCACCACCCAAACGCTCAATTTCGTTTAAAATTTCTAAAAGCTGAGTATTATCTTTTATCAACGTTTGCTTTATAATGTGTATATGTTTGGCACTTGATGTATTTTTAACCATAAAATTTTTAAGCTTTTCTAATCTTTTTAGTAATCCGCCCTGCTCGTGTGGCACGTCAAAAACGTAAAATTTCACTTCACTCCACTGAGTTAAATTTGGCGTTTTATCCATTACCACAGAAGTTAATCTCTCAAACTCACCACGCCCAAGATATAGCTCTCCATCAAGCTCAAATGGCGGAAATTCTGCTGTAAATTCGCTCGGTGCATTCAGAGTTTTACCATTTCTTGAGCGTAAAATTTTACCATCTCAGTAAGCCCTAATGCCATCAAGCTTTTCACTAAAAAGCCAACCACTGACGTTTTGATCTTTAAACTCGCCAAGCTTTAAAAGCTCAAATTTTATACCATTTTTAGATGTATCTATCTCATTTTCACTTAGTGCATACGCAAAGACGACAAAATTTAAAACTACTAAAAAGGCGAATAAAACTCTCAAATTTTAGCTCCATAAAACTTGCTATACCACTCAATAAACCTTGCCACGCCATCATTTACGCTCGTGTTTGGCTTATAGTCAAAATCAGCAACCAAATCAACCACATCAGCAAAAGTCGCAGGGACGTCACCAGCTTGAAGTGGTAAGAAATTTTTATCTATCTCACGTCCTATTTTTATCTCAATCGCTCTTATATACTCCATTAACTCCACTGGATTATTATTACCAATGTTATAAATTTTAAACGGAGCTGATGAAGTCGCAGGATCAGGGGCTTTACCGCTCCATTTTTCATTTGGCTTAGCTGGGTTATCCACACATTTTATTATGCCCTTTATGATATCATCAATGTATGTAAAGTCCCGCTTCATCTTTCCGTAGTTAAAAACGTCTATTTTTTCGCCATTTAATGCTGCTTTAACAAATAAAAATAGTGCCATATCAGGACGTCCCCAAGGTCCATAAACAGTGAAAAACCTTAAGCCAGTTGTAGGTAAACCAAAAAGGTGGCTATACGTATGAGCCATCATCTCATTGCTCTTTTTACTAGCTGCATACAAACTTATAGGATGATTCGTTGCTTCGTGTGTGCTAAAGGGCATATTCTCATTTAGTCCATAAACCGAGCTAGAACTCGCATAGACTAAATTTGCTATTTTATGGTGGCGACAAGCCTCTAAAATATTTAAAAAACCCGTGATATTGCTATCTATATAGGCTTGAGGGTTAATAAGTGAGTAGCGAACTCCAGCTTGTGCGGCGAGATTTATTACGCAATCAAATTTATGCTCATCAAAGAGGCTTTTTATGATGTCTGCATTTTGCAAATCCGCCTTTATAAAGCTTAAACCGGGGTGTTTTTGCGATACACAAAGCTCATTTTCTCTAACGCTATCATGCTCAAATCCAGCTTCTTTTAGCCTTGCATATTTTAAATTTATATCATAATAATCATTGATATTATCAAGCCCAACAACGTTATCACCACGTATAATCAACGCATTTGCAAGGTGAAATCCAATAAAACCAGCCGTTCCAGTAACTAAAATATTCATAATTTTCCTTCAAATTTTAAAGCGATTTTATCTAAAATTTATAAAATTACCACTTTTTAATCTAAATTTATCTCAGGTAGCCCATCATCTTTGATTTTAACACGCTCTTTTTGTTTTAAATTTATCTGACTTCCCTTTTGTAAAAGCCCGCCTAAACCGCTTTTTACAAGGCTTTTATTTAACTCATCTATGCTTTGTTTATGCGTCAATAAAGGCTCATTTGTGTCTAAATTTTCACTCTCAAAACTTTGTGAAACATCCACCTCATCGCCATAGCCACCACTCTCTTCATAGCTAAGCTCACCTCCAATACGAGCCAACTCCAGCTCTACAGATTCGCAAAAAACAAAGCTATATCCGCGGTGAGTGCAACTAGTAGATAAAAACTCGCTCATCACGCTTAAAAAACTAGCATAATCATCAAGTGTGATATTACCTTGAAGTAACTCAAATTTTAAAAATAGCCAGTAGGTATTAAGCACATCTGACTCGCAGTATTCGTTGATTTTTATAAGCTCATTTGCATAGTATAGCTCAAGCACTTGATCACCGTGAACGTCGTATTTGCCAGGCAAGTTTAAACTAGCACAAAGAGTGTCAAGCTTTAGTCCACGTACTGCACCAAAGTCGCTGATATGATCAAGCAAGTCAAGATGAAAACGTGATGAGTAGCGACTACGATAATTCTCCCATTTATTTTTATTTAGCTCTCTGTTTTCACTCTCAAAATAGGCTGGAACGCTTAGATTATATCGCATTGCACGAGCCATTATCATCGGCAGATCAAAGCCACGTCCATTGAAGCTAACAAGTCGCGGATTGTAATCATTTATAAATTTAAGAAATTTGGCTATGATCTCACGCTCAGAGTCGCCCTCCATAGTACTAACTCGCAGAAATTTACCATATTCATCAGCCATCACTGCCGAAATCGCTACAACTTTGTGAAACATAATAGGTAAAAACTCGCTCCCGCTAACTTCTTTTTGAGCTGAAAATGCCTGCAAACTTACCGTTTTATCATCGCCGTTAAATCCATAAATCTTACGCACCAACTCCGCATCAGGTATGGTTTCACAATCAAAAACGCAGATATAGTTTCTCGCCATTTTTAACCTTTTTATAAATTTAAGGCAATTTTAGCATAAAATAGCTAAAATACTGAATTTATAAGGACAAATCAGGAAATAAAATGAGAGAGAGATTTGAGTATTTTTTAGCTTTAACTCTGATAAAAATAGCTAAAATTTTACCCATAAATTTTATATATAAATTTTTTGATACATTAGCTATTTTTGCGTTTCACGCACTCAAATCCAGACGAAAACTAGCCATCTCAAACCTACAAAAAGCCCTAAATATAAGCTACAACAAAGCTTATGAGATCACAAAAGCAAACTTCCAAAGTATAGGCATAACACTAGCCGAGACGTTACTTATATACAACAGCAGACTAAACTTTGAATGCAAGATAAAAAACACAAATTTGATAAAAGAGATGTTTGAAAGTATCGTCTCTCGTGGGAGTGGTGCTTTGCTCGTTACTGCTCACTTTGGTAATTGGGAGCTTTTAACTCAATACGCTGCGAGTATTGGCTATCCACAGCTCATCATCGGCAGAGAAGGCAATAATGAGCTTATAGAGCAAAATCTAACCTTACCATTTAGACAAAAATTTGGCAACACACTAGCTTATAAACACGAAGCGATGAGTAAGATAGTAAAGACACTAAAATCAGGCAGTTTTGCTGGTATTTTGATAGACCAGCACGCAGGCGGTCATAATAGCGTTAGAAATAAATTTTTCAACCTTGAGTGCTACACGACAAAGACGATAGCAACACTATTTTTAAAGTATAAACCAAGCGTATTTTTTATATTTTTACGTAGGTGCGATGACGGCAGATATGAACCCGTGATAAAAGAGGCACAGTTTGAAATAATAGGCGAAAAAGAGATCGACACCGAGCGTATCACTCAAATTTGTAATGACGAGATAGAAAACGTTATAAAAACAGCCCCGCATCAGTGGTTTTGGATGCATAATCGCTGGAGGGGTGAGTGAGTAAAAAGGCTCTTATTTTAAGTGATGGCAGAAAAGGTCATGAAAACCAATCCATTGCATTTTGCAAGTATAAAAATTTAGATTATGAAATAGTTGAAGTTAAGTTTTGCAATAAAGCAGTTAAACTACTTTCATATATGCTTGATTTTTTAGGGATTAGAGCTAGAATTTTTAATGCAGCTCAACCAAAAGGCGATAAATTTGATATTGTCGTGGGGACTGGGTCTGGGACGTATTATGCAGTAAAGTATTTTGCACGTAAATTTGGTGCAAAAAGTGTCGTGATGATGCTACCAAAGGGATATAAAAACGACTTTGATATAACATTTGTTATGCCACATGATAGTTATAAATTTACTCAAAATAACATCCTTTTACCTACGAATGCAAATTTTTGGGATGAGAACTCGCAGAGTTTTTACACGCCAAAGTCAAAGGCGATAGGCTTTATTATTGGTGGCGAGAACAAGGGGTTTGAGTTTAACAGTAGCGATGTCTTTGATGAGATAAAGGAGATAATGACTAAATTTAACGGATATAAATTTGTTGTTACAACATCGCCTAGAACGCCTATTGAGCTTGAAAAAAGGCTGATGAGTTTGGAGTTTGAATTTAGTGTTTTTTACTCACAAAATCAGATAAATCCAATTAAGGATTTTTTAAACTATTGCGATCTTGTCTTTATCACATCAGATTCAACATCTATGATAAGCGAGGCCGTATGCAACGGTACGGCAGCGGTTGAAGTGATAAATAACAAAGGAAATAAATCACTAAAATATCAAAAATTTATCAAAAATTTACAAGATGGCGGATACCTCCACGTCTATGACGGAAGTGTTATGCAAAATAGTAAAAAGATATCGTTAAAAGAGATATTTAAGGGCGTTAATATATGAAAATCGTACAAATTTTACCTGAGTTAAACGAAGGTGGCGTAGAGCGTGGCACGATCGATATGAACGCAGCTTTAGTGCAAAATGGCTTTAACTCAGTCGTGATAAGCAGTGGCGGAAAACTAGTAAAAGATATCACAGATAACGGCGGACAGCATATAAAGTTAAACGTCTCAAGCAAAAATCCTTTCACATCTATAAGTCGTGCAAAAGCCCTAAAAAAGGCTCTTATTGAGCTAAAACCTGATATTATTCACGTTAGAAGCCGAGTGCCAGCGTGGCTTGTATATCTAGCAAATAAAGGGCTAAATTTTAAAGTCGTTAGCACTATCCACGGACTAAACTCACCAAATTTTTATAGTGCCATTATGACAAAGGCTGACGCTTTAATCTGCGTAAGCAACTGCGTTAAAGAGCATATAATAAAGTATTTTCATGCCGATAAGAGTAAAATTTCTATAATCCCTCGCGGAGTTGAGTTAAATAAATTTAATCCACAAAATTTAGATACTAAATTTATACAAAATTTTCGCGATAAATATGCCATAAATAGCGATACATTCGTGGTCTCAAGTGTTGGTAGGATAACAGAGCTAAAAGATTATGAAACACTTATAAAAGGGATAAATGAGCTTAAAAATTCACATCCTATTAAGGTCTTTATAGTCGGCTCAGCACATCAAAAAAAGCAAGGATATCT
This window of the Campylobacter anatolicus genome carries:
- a CDS encoding MATE family efflux transporter, which translates into the protein MGINFFLTPFILKALGNDAYGFVGLSNAIVSYASVITVAINSVSGRFVAYEWHRGDLIATNSYYSSVLVVNIFFSLLVMVLSGIFILNFTSILNVPETLVSDVRLTFIFYFINFCVGLFNGVITVCAFVRNKLYLLSIRNAISSVILATLIVALFYFFTPMIAYIAIAALISSLFILFSTIYISSVITPELKFSLLRFDFSKIKELLNSGIWNSFNALNRILLTGMDLFICNIFINANVTGLLAVSKAAPIILESFVAQISSIFAPKFVELYSKDNLTALVSEAKFSMRVVAFVMSVPTAVFIVVGREFYQLWLPFKSSEEITFIYNLSIITLIPILFISFVFSLFNLDSTTNKLRRPAIANTILGISTILAQVAVLKFSDYGVYGIALIGATFYSMRILGFDLINAALNLGIKPTSFYGVYFKNLAIFSVILVVFYSISKFIFITSWSKFIAISLVFLTFGYTLGLWLFFDKFGRGIIIAKISSKFKGKR
- a CDS encoding nucleotide sugar dehydrogenase, which produces MKIAIIGLGYVGLPLAAAFSEKYEVVGFDVNVARIDELKNAHDRTLELSYDQMKRAIKNGIKFSLNLEDIKECNFFIVTVPTPIDKNKRPDLTPVIKASQSVAKVLKKGDIVVYESTVYPGVTDEICVPILEQSGLKFNIDFFCGYSPERINPGDKEHTVAKIRKITSGSTPDIADKVDEIYSSIITAGTYKASSIKVAEAAKVIENTQRDINIAFINELAMIFEKMGIDTNEVLNAAGTKWNFLNFRPGLVGGHCIGVDPYYLTHKAQELGYHPEMILAGRRINDNMGKYAANQIIKLMIKRDVLINKARVLVLGITFKENCPDIRNSRVIDVIDELKEFGCSVDVADPWADSNDVKHEYGFELRANYSPKDYDCVVIAVAHNEFKGINLDGCLVYDIKNIYPKADARL
- the galE gene encoding UDP-glucose 4-epimerase GalE; this encodes MNILITGGAGYIGSHVLKALLQQGGHNISVIDNLCKGSDKAIQALKNVGNFNFINTNLEDDLSKIFENGKFDAIIHFAAFIEVFESTVDPLKYYLNNTANVARVLKYCQKYGVNKFIFSSTAAVYGEPDTPEVTELSPTNPINPYGFSKLMSERIIRDYSSANSAFRFAILRYFNVAGADEQGLIGQNYPNATHLIKIAAQTALGKRESMGIFGNDYASKDGTCVRDYIHVSDLADAHLAALEYIDSNDSEIFNVGYGRGFSVKEVIEVAKRVSGVDFKVLNLPRRDGDPAVLISNANKLRTLTGWKPKRDDLALIIKTALEWERKI
- a CDS encoding NAD-dependent epimerase, which codes for MNILVTGTAGFIGFHLANALIIRGDNVVGLDNINDYYDINLKYARLKEAGFEHDSVRENELCVSQKHPGLSFIKADLQNADIIKSLFDEHKFDCVINLAAQAGVRYSLINPQAYIDSNITGFLNILEACRHHKIANLVYASSSSVYGLNENMPFSTHEATNHPISLYAASKKSNEMMAHTYSHLFGLPTTGLRFFTVYGPWGRPDMALFLFVKAALNGEKIDVFNYGKMKRDFTYIDDIIKGIIKCVDNPAKPNEKWSGKAPDPATSSAPFKIYNIGNNNPVELMEYIRAIEIKIGREIDKNFLPLQAGDVPATFADVVDLVADFDYKPNTSVNDGVARFIEWYSKFYGAKI
- a CDS encoding 3'-5' exonuclease produces the protein MARNYICVFDCETIPDAELVRKIYGFNGDDKTVSLQAFSAQKEVSGSEFLPIMFHKVVAISAVMADEYGKFLRVSTMEGDSEREIIAKFLKFINDYNPRLVSFNGRGFDLPMIMARAMRYNLSVPAYFESENRELNKNKWENYRSRYSSRFHLDLLDHISDFGAVRGLKLDTLCASLNLPGKYDVHGDQVLELYYANELIKINEYCESDVLNTYWLFLKFELLQGNITLDDYASFLSVMSEFLSTSCTHRGYSFVFCESVELELARIGGELSYEESGGYGDEVDVSQSFESENLDTNEPLLTHKQSIDELNKSLVKSGLGGLLQKGSQINLKQKERVKIKDDGLPEINLD
- a CDS encoding lysophospholipid acyltransferase family protein — protein: MRERFEYFLALTLIKIAKILPINFIYKFFDTLAIFAFHALKSRRKLAISNLQKALNISYNKAYEITKANFQSIGITLAETLLIYNSRLNFECKIKNTNLIKEMFESIVSRGSGALLVTAHFGNWELLTQYAASIGYPQLIIGREGNNELIEQNLTLPFRQKFGNTLAYKHEAMSKIVKTLKSGSFAGILIDQHAGGHNSVRNKFFNLECYTTKTIATLFLKYKPSVFFIFLRRCDDGRYEPVIKEAQFEIIGEKEIDTERITQICNDEIENVIKTAPHQWFWMHNRWRGE
- a CDS encoding ELM1/GtrOC1 family putative glycosyltransferase, producing MSKKALILSDGRKGHENQSIAFCKYKNLDYEIVEVKFCNKAVKLLSYMLDFLGIRARIFNAAQPKGDKFDIVVGTGSGTYYAVKYFARKFGAKSVVMMLPKGYKNDFDITFVMPHDSYKFTQNNILLPTNANFWDENSQSFYTPKSKAIGFIIGGENKGFEFNSSDVFDEIKEIMTKFNGYKFVVTTSPRTPIELEKRLMSLEFEFSVFYSQNQINPIKDFLNYCDLVFITSDSTSMISEAVCNGTAAVEVINNKGNKSLKYQKFIKNLQDGGYLHVYDGSVMQNSKKISLKEIFKGVNI
- a CDS encoding glycosyltransferase family 4 protein, translated to MKIVQILPELNEGGVERGTIDMNAALVQNGFNSVVISSGGKLVKDITDNGGQHIKLNVSSKNPFTSISRAKALKKALIELKPDIIHVRSRVPAWLVYLANKGLNFKVVSTIHGLNSPNFYSAIMTKADALICVSNCVKEHIIKYFHADKSKISIIPRGVELNKFNPQNLDTKFIQNFRDKYAINSDTFVVSSVGRITELKDYETLIKGINELKNSHPIKVFIVGSAHQKKQGYLLKLKDMVASFGLENEINFTGNLDNIAEIYAISNVVVSSSKKPESFGRSVAEAIALNTPVVASNHGGVKDIIIKGVNGDFFEVGDFKELSEKILNTRGLKFDGYDYIKENFSFNQMFEKTIKIYKDLYEYNANQRVF